Proteins encoded in a region of the Anopheles ziemanni chromosome 2, idAnoZiCoDA_A2_x.2, whole genome shotgun sequence genome:
- the LOC131282632 gene encoding eukaryotic translation initiation factor 4 gamma 1-like, whose product METDRGDVATVAPVAKQHEEDNNNIDVVADTVAKLNINGTSTSIPNAANENDAEELDATENKLNNNEAPAAEDSKTLASSNNNLVPGVAGQHLSIGKRIRRTSEKLSEDAVGGGGPNARKKYSLDLLLSLKDSAIGREKPTAIPDVCKSLLKSSPGTFVSSARHMGGGGGGGGGGQDNSLLPTFMKNMGFGGPPSSSGEGSDGSRPPMSRNPYRGRLSAREASSRSNAGGGGPSGDDVDGKMIKVNLNISEEVKLKGSSNAWKPSFLQKNDTLTEEEKKTQELSRQFRSVLNKLTPENFSVLVEQVKKLDINTEERLDNCIKILFEKAIMELNFSDTYAQMCKELGLNIEVKLPEESKVLNFKRKLITQCQREFEKHHSDCKRTSTLQEENEKLTEASKQTAEETEEMKLELEEQKNRIRRRALGTIRFIGELYKHKQLTAKVMLSCMNILLQDDMLDEESLECLCKLLTTIGARIEEEVPGSLENCFTKLASVAARKTPLPDGQMVCNRIRFMIMDLIDLRKDKWHSKRAQATPKTREQIQREVEAEENKNWVLNYNLGGRGGGGGGGGGGGNRHGYNQNEGGGGGGGGGGGRGGGGGGGGGGSASKNKRFVDDDGFVQPVSSGRNPWTMPSFDPKKINISVPKPGEETRLGSASMFQGWGKTNVFASLNADEQQGAGSSTAAPAPSFFGASGPMGEGNRGGGGGGGGGGGKGPGSHKKGGGNNSKKQPYHGRNSSHI is encoded by the exons ATGGAGACCGATCGAGGCGATGTTGCCACGGTGGCGCCGGTTGCAAAACAGCACGAGGAGGATAATAACAATATCGACGTGGTAGCGGACACGGTTGCGAAGCTCAACATTAACGGTACGTCCACATCCATCCCGAACGCTGCCAACGAAAACGACGCCGAGGAGCTGGATGCGACGGAAAACAAGCTGAACAACAACGAGGCGCCGGCCGCGGAGGACTCGAAAACACTGGCAAGCAGTAACAATAATCTGGTTCCGGGCGTGGCGGGTCAGCATTTATCCATTGGAAAGCGCATACGGCGCACGTCGGAAAAGCTGAGCGAGGACgcggtcggtggtggtggaccgaATGCTCGCAAAAAGTACTCGCTTGATTTGCTGCTATCGCTCAAGGATTCGGCCATCGGGCGGGAAAAACCGACAGCGATCCCGGACGTCTGCAAGTCGCTGTTAAAATCCAGTCCGGGAACGTTCGTTTCGTCTGCTCGGCATATgggaggtggtggaggcggtggtggtggtggtcaagATAATTCGCTTTTGCCCACCTTCATGAAGAACATGGGATTCGGAGGTcctccgtcgtcgtcgggcgAGGGCTCGGATGGTTCCAGGCCCCCGATGAGTCGCAATCCGTACCGTGGGCGTCTTTCGGCGCGGGAAGCATCGTCCCGCTCGAACGCGGGCGGTGGTGGACCATCCGGGGACGATGTCGACGGCAAGATGATCAAGGTGAACCTGAACATCTCGGAGGAGGTGAAACTGAAGGGTTCGTCGAACGCCTGGAAGCCGAGTTTCTTGCAGAAGAACGACACGCTGACcgaggaggagaagaaaacacaGGAACTTTCGCGCCAGTTCCGTAGCGTGCTGAACAAGCTCACGCCGGAGAACTTCTCGGTGCTGGTGGAACAGGTGAAGAAATTGGACATCAACACGGAGGAGCGGCTGGACAACTGCATCAAGATTCTGTTCGAGAAGGCAATCATGGAGTTGAACTTTTCCGACACATACGCACAGATGTGCAAGGAGCTTGGGTTGAACATCGAGGTGAAGCTCCCCGAGGAGAGCAAGGTGCTGAATTTTAAGCGCAAGCTGATCACGCAGTGTCAGCGTGAGTTTGAGAAGCATCACTCGGACTGCAAACGAACCAGCACGCTGcaagaggaaaatgaaaagctcACCGAGGCATCCAAGCAGACTGCCGAGGAAACGGAAGAAATGAAGCTCGAGCTTGAGGAGCAGAAAAACCGCATCCGGCGGCGTGCACTCGGTACGATCCGCTTCATCGGTGAGCTGTACAAGCACAAACAGCTCACAGCCAAGGTGATGTTGAGCTGTATGAACATCCTGCTGCAGGACGACATGCTCGACGAGGAGTCGCTAGAGTGTCTCTGCAAACTGCTTACGACTATTGGCGCACGCATCGAGGAGGAGGTTCCCGGCAGTTTGGAGAACTGCTTCACCAAGCTGGCATCGGTGGCGGCCCGCAAAACCCCCCTTCCCGACGGTCAGATGGTGTGCAATCGCATCCGCTTCATGATCATGGACCTGATCGATCTGCGCAAGGACAAGTGGCATTCGAAGCGCGCCCAGGCGACGCCGAAAACTCGGGAACAGATTCAGCGCGAAGTTGAAGCAGAGGAAAACAAGAACTGGGTGCTCAACTACAACCTAGGAGGAcgaggtggtggcggtggtggtggcggcggcggtggaaaTCGACATGGCTATAACCAGAATGagggcggcggtggtggtggtggaggcggtggcggccgtggaggaggtggtggtggcggaggaGGCGGTAGTGCCTCGAAGAACAAACGGTTCGTCGATGACGACGGTTTCGTGCAGCCCGTTTCTTCAGGCCGCAATCCCTGGACGATGCCATCGTTTGATCCGAAGAAGATAAACATCTCG GTCCCAAAACCAGGAGAAGAAACCCGCCTCGGTTCAGCCTCGATGTTCCAGGGTTGGGGCAAGACGAACGTCTTTGCTTCGCTCAACGCTGACGAGCAACAGGGAGCAGGATCATCTACGGCAGCACCCGCTCCAAGCTTCTTCGGCGCATCAGGTCCGATGGGCGAGGGTAacaggggtggtggtggtggcggcggcggcggtggtggtaaaGGACCAGGTTCGCACAAGAAAGGTGGTGGGAATAATTCCAAAAAACAACCCTACCATGGTCGCAATAGCAGCCACATCTGA